Proteins from one Peromyscus eremicus chromosome 8a, PerEre_H2_v1, whole genome shotgun sequence genomic window:
- the Mief2 gene encoding mitochondrial dynamics protein MID49, with product MAEFSQKQRKQHGGEGLGSVVDFLLANARLVLGVSGAAVLGIATLAVKRLIDRATSPRDEDDSKGDGWKELSLLRATSHQQPQPPPAALSQPIPLLSPSPSAPVEPTHTHSQKTPTPQLSSPAPLCLTFQEKLLAFECNHVIVPEAHVTLVKQLVGDIALELQAYLRSKFPELPFGALVPGGPLYEGLRAGAAEHVRLLAPLELEPGLWSLVPGMDTVAREPRCWAVRRTQLEFHPRGRSPWDRFLVGGYLSSRVLLELLRKALAASVNWPAIGSLLGCLIRPSVASEELLLEVQHECLEFTLAVLMVVPGASTDDRLLLAWPLEGLAANLWLQDLYPVEAACLRALDDRDAGNRRRLLLLLCGVCRGHPALGRLGWSHLTQVVLHLGEEEVAWTEEALGDRFLQALEFLVGSLEQASLPCHFNPSVNLLGSFREEEIDDMGYVLYSGLQVPESLL from the exons ATGGCCGAGTTCTcccagaagcagaggaagcagcatggcgGAGAGGGCCTGGGCAGCGTGGTGGACTTCCTCCTGGCTAATGCTCGTTTGGTGCTAGGTGTGAGCGGGGCGGCAGTGCTGGGCATTGCCACCCTGGCTGTAAAGCGG CTCATCGACAGGGCCACTAGCCCTCGGGATGAGGATGACAGCAAGGGGGACGGCTGGAAGGAGCTGAGCCTGCTGAGAGCCACATCACACCAACAGCCCCAACCCCCCCCTGCCGCCCTCAGCCAGCCCATACCTCTCCTGTCCCCCTCACCCTCTGCCCCAG TGGAgcccacacacactcattctcagaAGACGCCAACACCTCAGCTCAGCTCCCCAGCGCCCCTCTGCCTGACATTCCAGGAGAAGCTGCTGGCATTTGAGTGCAACCACGTGATCGTCCCGGAAGCCCACGTGACTTTGGTGAAACAGCTGGTTGGAGACATTGCCTTGGAGCTGCAGGCCTACTTGAGGAGCAAGTTCCCAGAACTGCCCTTTGGGGCACTTGTACCAGGGGGGCCTCTCTACGAGGGGCTACGGGCAGGGGCTGCTGAGCACGTGCGCCTGCTAGCGCCTCTGGAGTTAGAACCAGGTCTGTGGAGCCTGGTACCTGGTATGGACACCGTGGCCAGGGAACCTCGATGCTGGGCTGTGCGCAGGACCCAGCTGGAGTTCCATCCCCGTGGGCGCAGCCCATGGGACCGCTTCCTGGTGGGGGGTTATCTTTCCTCCCGTGTCTTGTTGGAGCTGCTACGGAAGGCCCTGGCAGCCTCTGTCAACTGGCCAGCCATTGGTAGCCTACTGGGATGTCTGATCCGGCCCAGTGTGGCTTCGGAAGAACTACTACTGGAGGTTCAACATGAGTGCCTGGAGTTCACGTTAGCCGTGCTCATGGTGGTCCCTGGGGCCAGCACGGATGACCGTCTTCTGCTGGCTTGGCCCCTGGAGGGGCTGGCCGCCAATCTCTGGCTGCAGGATCTATATCCGGTAGAGGCTGCCTGTTTGCGGGCCCTGGATGACCGGGATGCTGGCAATCGCCGGaggttgttgctgctgctgtgtggtgtgtgtcgtGGCCATCCGGCTCTGGGGCGGCTGGGCTGGAGTCACCTGACCCAGGTGGTTTTGCATCTGGGGGAAGAGGAAGTGGCCTGGACCGAGGAGGCCTTGGGGGATCGCTTTCTGCAAGCCCTGGAGTTTCTGGTGGGCAGCTTGGAGCAGGCCAGCCTGCCCTGTCACTTCAACCCCAGCGTGAACCTCTTGGGCAGTTTTCGGGAAGAGGAGATCGATGACATGGGCTACGTACTGTACAGTGGTCTCCAGGTCCCTGAGAGCCTACTCTAG
- the Top3a gene encoding DNA topoisomerase 3-alpha isoform X2 — protein MEVAFRGVRKVLCVAEKNDAAKGIADLLSNGRMRRKEGLSKFNKIYEFDYHLYGQNVTMIMTSVSGHLLAHDFQMKFRKWHSCNPLVLFEAEIEKYCPENFIDIKKTLERETQHCQALVIWTDCDREGENIGFEIIHVCKAVKPNLQVLRARFSEITPRAVRVACENLTEPDQRVSDAVDVRQELDLRIGAAFTRFQTLRLQRIFPEVLAEQLISYGSCQFPTLGFVVERFKAIQAFVPEVFHRIKVTHDHKDGTVEFNWKRYRLFNHTACLVLYQLCMEDPMATVVEVRSKPKSKWRPQALDTVELEKLASRKLRINAKETMRIAEKLYTQGYISYPRTETNIFPKDLNLFALVEQQTLDPHWGGFAQNILERGGPTPRNGSKSDQAHPPIHPTKYTSGLQGDERRLYEFIVRHFLACCSQDAQGQETTVEIDIAQERFVAHGLVILARNYLDVYPYDHWSDKLLPVYEQGFRFQPSTVEMVDGETSPPQLLTEADLIALMEKHGIGTDATHAEHIETIKARMYVGLTSDKRFLPGHLGMGLVEGYDSMGYEMSKPDLRAELEADLKLICEGKKDKFQVLRQQVQKYKQVFIEAVAKAKKLDEALSQYLGEGAEMAQQEEIYPAMPEPVRKCPQCNKDMVLKTKKSGGFYLGCTGFPECRSAVWFPDSVLEASRDSSVCSICQPPPVYRLKLKFKRGSLPPTMPLEFVGCIGGCDETLKEIFGLRFSRAPPRASQPSGHLQASQALNRMDSSQHSLSQPLVSRHTGPSKAMAQTFPPSTAAAESNSVTCNCGQEAVLLTVRKPGPNQGRHFYKCGGGGCNFFLWADSSQPPTSASGPSGNSGRYPSALGSSVDGFGSLGGDSDGTTSCLCGQPAVTRTVQKDGPNKGRQFHTCAKPREQQCGFFQWVDENVAPGSIAAPPWPGGRGRAQRPEAASKRLRAGSSDAGSTTKKPRKCSLCHQPGHTRPFCPQNR, from the exons GCACAGCTGCAATCCCCTAGTCCTCTTTGAAGCAGAAATTGAAAAGTACTGCCCAGAAAATTTTATAGACATCAAG AAGACTCTGGAACGAGAGACACAGCATTGTCAGGCACTGGTGATCTGGACTGACTGTGACAGAGAAGGTGAAAACATCGGGTTTGAGATTATCCATGTATGCAAGGCTG TAAAGCCCAACCTACAGGTATTGAGAGCCCGTTTCTCTGAGATCACGCCCCGTGCCGTCAGGGTGGCCTGTGAAAACCTAACGGAGCCTGACCAGAGAGTAAGTGATGCCGTGGACGTGAGGCAAGAGCTGGACCTGAGGATCG GAGCTGCCTTCACACGGTTCCAGACCCTGCGGCTCCAGCGGATTTTCCCTGAGGTTCTGGCAGAGCAGCTCATCAGCTACGGCAGTTGCCAGTTCCCAACGCTGGGGTTTGTGGTGGAGAGGTTCAAAGCCATTCAGGCTTTTGTGCCAGAAGTCTTCCACAGAATTAAAG TAACTCATGACCACAAAGACGGGACCGTGGAGTTCAACTGGAAAAGATACCGTCTCTTTAACCACACAGCCTGTCTTGTCCTGTATCAGCTCTGTATGGAG GATCCCATGGCAACCGTGGTCGAGGTCAGGTCTAAGCCAAAGAGCAAGTGGAGGCCTCAAGCTTTGGACACTGTG GAGCTGGAGAAGCTGGCTTCTCGGAAATTGAGAATAAATGCTAAAGAAACCATGAGGATTGCAGAAAAGCTCTATACACAAGG GTACATCAGCTACCCCCgaacagaaacaaacatcttCCCCAAAGACTTAAACCTGTTTGCCTTGGTGGAACAGCAAACCCTGGACCCACACTGGGGAGGATTTGCTCAGAACATTTTAGAGCGAGGTGGCCCCACTCCACGAAATGGGAGCAAATCTGATCAAGCTCACCCTCCCATTCACCCCACCAAATACACCAGTGGCTTGCAG GGAGATGAACGGCGACTATATGAGTTTATCGTTCGCCATTTCCTGGCTTGCTGCTCCCAGGATGCCCAGGGGCAAGAGACTACCGTAGAGATTGACATTGCTCAGGAACGCTTCGTAGCCCACGGCCTTGTAATTCTGGCCCGTAACTACCTAGATGTGTATCCCTATGATCACTGGAGTGACAAG CTCCTCCCCGTCTATGAGCAAGGCTTCCGCTTTCAGCCCAGCACTGTGGAAATGGTGGATGGGGAGACCAGCCCACCCCAGCTGCTTACCGAGGCTGACCTCATTGCCCTCATGGAGAAGCATGGTATCG GTACTGATGCAACTCATGCAGAACACATTGAAACCATCAAAGCCCGGATGTATGTGGGACTCACCTCAGACAAGCGGTTCCTCCCTGGGCACCTGGGCATGGGACTTGTGGAAG GTTACGATTCCATGGGCTATGAGATGTCCAAGCCTGACCTCCGTGCCGAGCTGGAAGCTGATCTCAAGCTGATCTGTGAGGGCAAGAAGGATAAATTTCAGGTTCTAAGGCAGCAAGTGCAGAAATACAAGCAGGTTTTCATTGAAGCAGTGGCTAAGGCAAAGAA ATTGGATGAGGCCTTATCTCAGTATTtaggagaaggagcagagatggCCCAGCAAGAAGAGATCTACCCAGCCATGCCAGAGCCTGTTCGAAAGTGCCCACAGTGCAACAAGGATATGGTTCTTAAGACCAAGAAGAGTGGTGG GTTCTACCTTGGCTGCACGGGGTTCCCGGAATGTCGGTCAGCTGTGTGGTTTCCTGACTCGGTGCTGGAGGCCAGCAGGGACAGCAGTGTGTGTTCCATTTGTCAGCCACCCCCTGTGTACAG GTTGAAGCTGAAGTTTAAGCGTGGTAGCCTTCCCCCAACCATGCCCCTGGAGTTTGTTGGCTGCATAGGTGGATGTGATGAGACTCTGAAGGAGATCTTCGGCCTGCGATTTTCACGGGCCCCCCCAAGAGCTTCCCAGCCCTCTGGCCACCTGCAGGCCAGCCAGGCCCTCAACAGGATGGACAGCAGTCAGCATAGCCTCTCTCAACCTCTGGTCAGCAGACATACTGGACCTTCCAAGGCCATGGCCCAGACCTTCCCACcatccactgctgctgctgagagCAACTCTGTGACGTGCAATTGTGGCCAGGAGGCTGTGCTGCTCACTGTCCGCAAGCCCGGCCCCAACCAGGGCCGGCACTTCTATAAGTGCGGTGGAGGTGGCTGCAACTTCTTCCTGTGGGCTGACAGCAGCCAGCCCCCCACCTCCGCATCAGGACCCTCGGGCAACTCCGGGCGGTACCCGTCGGCCTTAGGCAGCAGCGTGGATGGCTTCGGCAGCCTTGGCGGTGACAGTGATGGGACTACGTCCTGCCTGTGCGGGCAGCCTGCTGTCACACGGACTGTGCAGAAGGATGGGCCCAACAAAGGACGCCAGTTCCACACCTGTGCCAAGCCACGAGAACAGCAGTGTGGCTTCTTTCAGTGGGTGGATGAGAACGTGGCCCCAG gGAGTATTGCAGCCCCGCCAtggccaggaggcagaggcagagcccagAGACCAGAGGCTGCAAGCAAAAGACTAAGAGCTGGTTCCTCAGATGCAGGATCTACAACAAAAAAGCCCCGGAAGTGTAGCCTTTGCCACCAACCTGGACACACCCGCCCCTTTTGTCCTCAGAACAGATGA